GTTGTTGTCCCACAACGCGTTGCTGCCTGCCACTACCCCGCCGCCAATCAGGCCAGCAGCGAGCATGCTCGCCACCAGCGTCCCGACGCCGAAAGCCGGCTTGCGCTTGCTGGCGACTGCTGACGAGTGCCCCGGCGTGTGCTGCGATCCCGGTCCCTGCTGGGGTCCCTGGGCGTTGCCGAAATGCGAACCCGGATTGTTGGCCTGTCCACCGCCGTAGAAAGGCTGCTGCGAGGGGTACGCAGGACGCTGCGTCGGATCCTGCGGCTGGGCAGAAGGCTGAGCCGCTTGGGCCGGTCCTTGCTGCGGGGCGCCGAAATAGTGGGGGTTCGGTGCCGGCGGCTGGTGCTGTCCGGCCGGCGGCTGATATGCAGGAATGGGAGTTGTCGGTTGAGCTGCGCCCTGGGCCGATGCACCCTGCCCTGAAGTCCAGGCAGGCTGCTGCTGGGTAGCGTTGGCATCGTTGTGCCCGCCCGGAGTGGCCCGCGGCTCTGACGGCTCACGGTTCTCTGGTGCGGTGCCCTGCGCTGGGTTCTCCGTCATGGGTCTTCCTTTCGTCCTCGTCTTCATCAACTATGTACCCATTTACTGGAACAAAAGCGGACGTTCGCTGGGAGCTTCCTGAAAGGGCAGGACGGCTGGTCCAGGCTTGCCTGGGTTGCCCTCAACGGGTCAACAACCCTGCTTTCTCCTATATTTCGCTGGTGGCATATTCACCGCTGTGGACGGGCTATGGGGTGCACCATAGAATCAAGAGGAATTGCCACAGCGACCTGCGGCTTTACACCATGCGTGGGGGCGCTGAGCATTCTGTGACGATTGGTACGCCTTGTTCCAGTCGCAGACGTGCTGAAGGGTTGCACATGCGGTCAATATTTAAACGCGTACTCGCTGTCATTGGCGTGGCCGGAGTGTTGGCCTTACCGGCCGGCGCGGCTTTTGCTGCCGATCCCGTGACGATACCGTCCGGGCAGAACATCGTGGACGATGCGAATCTCCTGGGCAGCCGCAAGGGTGAAGTACAGGACGCTATTCAAAAGACGCTAAAGGACCACAAATACAACTTGTATGTGGTGACTGTGGACTCGTTCACGAATCCTTCGGATCCCAAAGCTTGGACACAAGCCGTAGCGACAGCCAAAAAAATGGGTAAAGCAGACGCCGTTCTGGCCATCTCTGCCGCAGGTCAGTACAACTTCGTAGTGAACTCCGCGAGCTCGATCGCCTCCAAGCAAGCCAATATCACGCAGAACGCTGTGACGGCGAACCTGGCCGGAGGCAAGAAGGACTTTGCCCAGGCCGCGATCGATACCGCAGCCGCTATCGGTGATGCAGCTGGCGGCGGCAGTGGAACTGTGCCCAGCGGTAACGCTGGGGTCGGCGTCCTGGTTGGCGTCGGCGTCGTAGCGGCGGGCGGTGCCGGCACGTACCTCTACCTCCGGAACCGCCGCAAGAAGGCCGGTACCAAGGCGGTCAGTGCAAGTTACGGTCCGCAGGGCGAACAGCTTGACCCGTTGGCTGGCCTGAGCATTCCCGAGCTGAGGCAGAAGAGCGGTTCGCTGCTGATTGAGGCCGATGACGCCATCAAGTCAAGCGAGCAGGAACTCGGCTTCGCGCAGGCACAGTATGGCGACTCCGCGATTGGCAACTTCACCAAGGCCTTGGAAGAGGCCAAGAACCACATGACTGAGTCGTTCAAGTTGCAGCAGCAGCTCGACGACCATATTCCCGACACTGAAGAGCAGCAACGGACCTGGCTTGGAGAGATCATTCGCCGATCCGAGGCTGCATTGGCGTCCCTCCGCGACCAAAAAGCCGACTTCGACTCGCTGCGGGAGCTGGAGAAAAACGCTCCGCAGGCTTTGGCCGCCGTCAATTCCGGTGCCAAGGAGGCAGATTCCAAAATTGCCAACGCTGAGCAGTCGCTTGAAGGCCTTCGCGCGAAGTACGCCGAGTCCGCCCTGACGCAGGTATCGGATAACATCCTCCAGGCCAAGGAGCGGCTCGCCTTTGTGCAGAACGCCGCCACGGCCGCGCAGGAGAAGTTGGCTGCAGGCGAGAACAGCCTCGCCGCCGTCGCTGTTCGCGCCGCAGAGGAAAGCCTGCACCAAACGAACGTGTTGATTGACGCCATTTCGAAGACCGCCGGAAGCCTCGACGAGGCCCGCTCCTCACTCGAAGGTGCAGTCGCGGAAACCAGCCAGGACCTCGCCCAGGCCAGGGCCATGATCCAGTCCGGGGAACATCCTGAACTCGCAGGACCCGTTGCAGGTGTCGAAGCCGCCTTGGCGCAGGTGAAAACCGAGATCCAAGGCGGAAAGATCGATCCCATTGCAACACTCAGCCGCGTTGAGTCTGCGCACCAGGCGCTGGACCAGTCCCTGTCCGGCATTCGGGACCAGCAGGAGCAAGCACGCCGCGCACAGGCTTCGCTGCAGCAGACCATCATGGCCGCGCAGGCGCAGATCAGCGCAACGTCCGACTACATAACGGCCAGGCGTGGCGGCGTGGGCACGGAGGCACGCACACGCCTGGCTGAGGCCCAGCGAAACCTGGATTATGCCCTGTCGATCTCCCGGAATGATCCAGTTACGGCCCTCACTTACGCCCAGCAGGCCCATTCACTCGCTGCCCAGGCAGCCCAACTTGCCCAGTCGGACGTCGACCAGTTCGGCTACGCGGACCAGGGTTACGGCCGTGGTGGCATGTTCGGCGGTGGCGGGGGCGGCGGAGGCGGCCTCGGAGGAGCCATCCTCGGCGGAATTCTCATCAACTCCATCCTCAACGGCGGCGGAGGTGGCTGGGGTGGTGGCCACAACGACGGCGGGGGCGGCGGCGGGTTCTTCGGCGGCGACTCGGGCGGTGGCGACTTCGGTGGCGGTGGCGGCGACTTCGGTGGCGGCGATTCCGGCAGCTTCTAGACCTACAAACTAAGCGGGGTCCGTGCCCCGAATAGAAGCGGTACAACAACTGATCACTGATTTCAGTGGGCATTCACTGAGCAGGACGAAAGGCAACACCATGGTTAAGCAGTCCATTTTCGGTCGGATCTCCCAGCTGGCAAAGGCCAACATCAACGCCTTGCTCGACCAGGCAGAGGACCCTCAGAAAATGCTGGACCAGATGGTCCGCGACTACACGAACAACATTGCCGAGGCCGAGTCAGCGGTGGCCCAGACCATCGGCAATCTTCGGATGCTGCAGGCGGACTACAACGAGGACATCAAGAACGCCCAGGACTGGGGCAACAAAGCACTCGCCGCATCACGCAAGGCAGACGAATACCGCGCTGCCGGTGACGCCTCGGATGCCCAGAAGTTCGACAACCTCGCCAAGGTGGCTATCCAGCGGCAGATGACTGCCGAATCCGAGGCGCGGACGGCAGAGCCGAGCATCGCTTCCCAGACCGAGGTTGTGGACAAGCTCAAGACCGGGCTTGACCAGATGAAGAACAAGCTCAACCAGCTGACCGCCAAGCGGAATGAACTCGTTGCTCGGTCGAAGACCGCCGCTGCCCAGTCGCAGGTGCACGATGCCCTTAAGAGCATCGACATCATGGACCCCACCAGCGAAGTAGGACGCTTCGAAGAGAAGATCCGCCGCGAAGAAGCCAAGGTCCTCGGCCAGCAGGAGCTCGCCAGCTCCAGCCTTGACGCACAGTTCAACCAGTTGGAGGACTTGGGCGAGCAGACCGAAATCGAGGCCCGCCTCGCAGCCCTCAAGTCAGGCGGCGCCAAGCCTGCCATCGGCGCAGGCACCCCCGCCTCGAGCGGGTCGACCGTCGACGAAGCCGACTTCGACAAGCTCTAGGAAGCCGCCGGCACATTCATTCCGGCACCCTACTGAATCATAAGAGTGGGTGGGAACCGTACACGGATCCCACCCACTTTTTTGTCGCCCCTTTTAGGCCTGCAGTGCAACTAGGCGGCTGGTAGCGGTTGGTCCTGGCCTGGGCTGACGTCCGTTGCCACTTCCGCCCGGATTTCAAAACCTTTCGGGTGGAAGTAGGTCACCGTGCACTCCAGGACCTCGCCGTGGGGTCCGAGCGTGGTCCGTTCCAGGCGCGGGACCATGGGAAACCCGCGTACGTTCAGCGCGTCAGCGAGGTGCTCCGGGGGCGCATGCATCGTTACCGTGATTTCGGCCCGCTGCAGTGGCTTAAGGGTCCTGTCCTGGATGACCTGGTAAATCGAGTTTCGTTCCGCGTCAGCAAGGCTGATGTGGCGTCCAATGTGCGACGGTATGAATATCTCAGCTATGGCGTAGGGCCAGCCCGCACTTGAGTACGAGCGGCGAATGACCAGGACAAGATTGTCGTCGGAGACCAGCTTGGCTGGCACCGATTGGTCCTTCTCCATCCACTTATATTCGATGAGTCCCTTGACGGTCTTCATCCCGGCCGCCGTAAAAGTCTCCATGAAGGGCGCCAGGCGATTGAGCATCTTGACCGGCCGCTGGGCCATCACGAACGTGCCCTTGCCCTGCCTGCGAATCAAGAGACCCTTGACTACGAGCTTTTCAATGGCTTTTCGGACGGTAGTACGGCTGATCCCGTACTCCTCCATGAGGGACTCTTCCGTGGGTATTCGGGCCCCCGGTTCCAGACGGCTGACCTGTTCCGTCAGGACATCGGCCACCTGCTGGTAGACGGCAACAGGGCTGTCCCGTTGAAGGAGCCGACGTTCAAGGTCAGGGTGGGGGTCTTCATTGACCAACGGGGCCGTCTCCTCTGTTCCTGGCACAGTCTGGGATTCGTCAGGCGGCAACGTGTTTCCTTGCGCAGCCAGTCGGCTTCGATGCTAGCATCGGTGGCCCAGCCAGCCCAGAAAACAAAAGATCCGGACCAGGGTTACTGATCCGGATCTTTCTCCAGTTGCGGGGACAGGATTTGAACCTGTGACCTCTGGGTTATGAGCCCAGCGAGCTACCGAACTGCTCCACCCCGCGTCGCAAGAACAACTTTACCGCACCTTCAGAGTGCATCTGACCAGCCAGCCCATAAGGTGCCGCAGATCACGCCCGGATACCACGGTCACTCCCCCGTTGCAGGCGGAACGTGAGCGAGCGTCGCGCCCAAGCACGCGGAACGTGAGCGAGCGTCGCGCCCAAGCACGCGGAACGTGAGCGAGCGTCGCGCCCAAGCACGCGGAACGTGAGCGAGCGTCGCGCCCAAGCACGCGGAACGTGAGCGAGCGTCGCGCCCAAGTTTCCGGGGCAAAACAAAAGGTCCGGATCAGTGTTTACTGATCCGGACCTTTCTCCAGTTGCGGGGACAGGATTTGAACCTGTGACCTCTGGGTTATGAGCCCAGCGAGCTACCGAACTGCTCCACCCCGCGTCGCAAGAACAACATTACCGTCCGGTGAATGGCAGACCAAATCCTGGCTACGTGATCTGCATCTCCCTGTACGAGCAAGGGCCGGCGCCGGCCCCCAAAAGGGGCTGGCACCGGCCCTAGCCGTACGCGCTGCTCTTAGCTACTGGGCGAAGGCGACGGGGTCGCGCTCGGAGTAGCTCCCGGCGTCGTGGTTGGTGCAGGAGTGGCACCCAAGCGGTTTTCTGCGTCCACGGCCCTCTTCAGCGCCTCAGAGAGCTTGGTTTGCTGGGCACCGTATCCGGCAAAGTCGCCCTTGGCCAAGGCTGCCTGACCGTCCTGGATGGCCTTGTTGGCATCATCCAGGGCTGCCTTCAGGTCCGCTTTCGCGTCGCTGGGGCCCGCCGGGGGCGTGGTGGTGCCCGGAGGAGCAGTGGGCGTCTGTCCATTGTTTGCGACATCGCCGGCCGAAGCGCCGGAGTCTCCGCCGAACAGCTGGTTGAGTGCCTCATCCAGTGTGGGCGCGAAGCCAATCTTGTCACCGAACGCAACCAGGACACGCTGGAGCGTTGGGTAGGACGTCTCACCCGTCGACTTCAGGTAGACCGGCTGAACGTAGAGCAGGCCGCCACCCACTGGCAGGGTCAGCAGGTTGCCATTCAACACATCCGAGGCCCCCTGGCGCAGGAGGTTCAAAGCCTGGGACACGGTGGGGTCGGAGTTGAACTTGTTCTGCGCCTGGCCCGGCCCGGGTACCTGCGTGTCGGTAGGAAGCTGCAGGAGCCTTAGCTGCCCATAGCTGTCCGCCTTCACGCCCTTGACGTTTCCGGCATCAGAGTCGGCCGCCAGGAACCCGTAGAGAATGTTCCTCGCACTGCCATTGACCGTCTGCGGGATGAACGAGGACGTCAGCTGGAAGGCCGGCTTGTCCTGATCCGGCATCTGCAAGGACATGTAGAACGGTGGCTGCTTGACGGCTTCCGAAACGGTGGGATCGTTCGGGACGCTCCAGGCATCGTTGTTCTGGTAGAAGCTGTCTGGATCCGTGACGTGGTAACGGCCAAGCAGTTCACGTTGGACCTTGAAAAGGTCCTCCGGGTAGCGGACGTGGCTCATGAGGTCGCCCGACATTTCAGAGAAGGGCTTGATGACCGTCGGGAAGACTTTCTGCCATGCCTTCAGGATGGGGTCCTGGTCATCCCATGCGTAGAGGTTCACGGAGCCGTCGTAAGCGTCCACGGTTGCCTTGACCGAGTTCCGGATGTAGTTCACCGAGCTGTTGGGCAGAGCGACGGTACGGCCGGCATTGGTCTGCGAATCGGCGGTGGCATTCTGCAGCTGCTGCGGTTGCGAGTACGGGAAGTACTGGCTGGTGGTGTAACCGTCAACGATCCACTTAACCCGCCCATCAACGACGGCCGGATAGGCGTTGCCATCCACCGTCAGGTAGGGGGCCAGCTTCTCAACGCGTTCGCGCGGGTTGCGGTCATAGAGAATCTGCGATTCTGCGTTGACACCATCCGAGAGCAGCAGGTCAGAGGACTGGAACTTGATGGAGTAAAGAATCCGGTTAAGCCAGTTGCCAACGTTCGGCCCGCCATTGCCGTTGAAGGTGTACTGCGTTTCGCCCCCGCCTTCGCGGCCAACGGGTCGGTCCTGCTCGCGGTTCGGGGCACCATCAGGGGCTCCCACGATGGAGTATTCCGGGGAATTTTCGCCGAAGTAGATGCGCGGCTCGTACGACGTGTCGTTGCCGAGTACGCCGTTGGACGGGATGCCTGACTGAAGGAACTCCGGCTTGCCGTCCGCGGTGAACTTGTTGCCCTTTGCGGCGACGACGCCATATCCGTGCGTGTAGACAATGTGCCTGTTGACCCAGGTCTGCTGGTTGGCGCTCAGGCCATCGGGGTTCAGTTCGCGAACCGCGATCACTGTGTCCTGGACCTTGCCGTCCACCACGTAGCGGTCGACGTTGAGGGTCTGCGGGAACTGGTAGTAAGGGCGGAACTGTTCAAGCTGCGCAAACGCCGATGAGATGAGGTTCGGGTCCAGGAGCCGGATGTTCGCCGTTGTTTGGGCGTCGGCGGCCAGCGCACCGGAAGTTGCGTTGGTGGTGGCGTTGTAAGCCGACACATCAACCTTGTCCAGGCCGTAGGCCGCGCGTGTCATCTTGATGTTGCGGTCAATGAAGTCTTTTTCAAGGGTATTTTCCGAAGGCCGGACCTGGAATTGCTGGATGACCCACGGGTAGACGCCACCGGCGAGGATGGCTGTGATGACCAGCATTGCCGTGCCGATTACCGGCAGGCGCCAGCGTCCGATGACTGCGGCGATGATGAAGAGGATCGCCACGAGCGCAGCGGCTACCGCAAGGATGGCCTTGGTGGGAACCACCGCGTTGACGTCGGTGTAGAGGGCGCCGGCCCAGCGGCCTGAATTGCTCTGGACTGTGGTGTACCTGTCCAGCCAGAAGTTGATACCGAGGAGAACCAGGAAAATTGCACCGGTCACGGCGATGTGGATCTGGGCGGCGCGGCTGGTGAAGATACCGCGTTCCATGAGCCGGATGCTGCCGTAAAGGTAGTGCGTCAGGATGCCCGCGATACCAGCCACGACGGCGATGCTGATGAGGAATCCGGTGACGAATCCCAAGAACGGCAGTGTCATCAGGTAGAAGCTGATGTCGAGGTTGAACAGCGGATCTGTCTGGCCGAAGGGTTCCTGGTTGAAGAACAACAGGGCCTTTTGCCACTGGCTGGCGGCCGCACTGCCGGCGAAGAGCCCGAACAGGATAGGCAGGCCAATCATGACCACGCGGCGGACAGGCTCAAGTTGCGCCTGGTAGCGGTTGAGGTTGTCCCTGGACTCGGCATCTGGAGCGTAGACGGGCCTGGACCTGTACGCAATCCGGATTGCGAAGAACACGGCTGCGAACATCATCGCGAAACCAATGAGGAAAGTAATGATCCGGGCAAGGTTTTCGAGCAGATAAACTTCGAAGAAGCCGAGCTGCTGGTACCAGAGGACGTCAGTCCAGACATTGGCGAAGAAAATGAACCCGACGACGGCCACTGCCACGACAATGAGCGTCGGCGTCAGGGCACCTCGTCTCAGCGGTGATCTTCCGGGCGGGTTGGAGCTGGCGGGACGGGACAAACTCTGTACCTCATTGGTGTCAGTGAACAGTCGGTGTGCGAGTGATTGACTTTCTCTGCCGCTGGGATATGGCGGAGGCCGTCATATATGCCACGAGTGGCAGTAAAGCTAAGTTCCACCGTCAGTCTAGTTGTTTGTGCAGGTGGGAAGGCCCGCCGTGTCTTGCCCCGACGCAAGCCGTTCCACTGCGGAGGTCGCGTCGGCGAGCGTTTCGACCTTGACCACCTGCAAACCGTCCGGCACGTGGCCTACGACGTCGGCACAATTGGCGGCCGGAGCAAGGAACATGGTTGCCCCGTGGCTGCGCGCTCCGATCATCTTCTGGGCAATGCCGCCAATCGGCCCCACAGCACCGTCGGCAGTGATGGTTCCAGTACCGGCTACATGCTTGCCGCCCGTGAGGTCGCCAGGTGTGAGGTTGTCCACGATCCCCAGGGCAAACATCATTCCGGCGCTCGGGCCGCCGACGTTATCCAGGGAGATCCGCACCTCGAACGGGAACGTGAAGTCGCTTGCGAGCAGCACACCCAGGACGTAACGCCCGGCATCGTTCTTGGTCGGCGTGACGGTTTCGGTCACTTGGGTGCCCTTCCGGTCAACGACGACGGCGGCAGGAGCCCCCGCCGCAGCGGCCAGTTCCGCCTGGATCACGCCCATGGACGTAATGGTCTTGCCGTTGATGGAGATCAGGCGGTCACCTTCCTGGATCTTCCCTGTCGACGGCGACGGGTCGGACAGGCCGGCGACGGTCAGCCGCTGTTCAAACGGGATATCCAGCTCCCGCAACGCCGCGGCAACAGCATTCTCCTGGGACGTCTCCATGGCGATCTCGCCCTGTTGGACGGTCTGCTCCGCGGTTGTGCCCTTGGGGTAGATGAGTTCCTCTGGATAAATGGCCTTGGAAGGGTCCACCCATGCACGGAAGACATCGAAGATAGTGGCCGGGCTCTTGGGGCCGCCGGTCATGACCACAGTTGTGAGGTCCAGGTTGCCACTCGCAGGGAACGACTCCCGGCCGGAGATAGTGATGACCGGCTTGTCGCCATCCTTACCCAACGTGTTGAAGGTGGGACCGGCCGACTCAATAACGTATGGCACGGGGAGGGCGGCTGCGCCGACTCCAAGACCCACAGCCAACAGGCCGGAGATAACCATGACCATGAACCGGCTGTCCCGGGGAGGTGCCGGAGGCACGGAGGAGGGATCGGCGTCGTGTACTTGACGCGGGTCCAATGAGCCCTCGGGGCTGGGCGAAGTAAGCATTGGGACCTCTCTATGCCGGCATTGCGTTTCCGGTTACATGGCTCCAGCCGCCGAAGGCGACGGCGGCATATATACCAAACATCAACAGTACGCGTTCAGACGTTGTGGCACTGCTTTGCCTACAGCGAACGACGCCCCATCCGGGCAGACAGCGTTGGGCCCGCGCGGTACGGTGAAAGAGATCACCAGCCAGTTCGACGATCGGCGGCACCATGACTTCCAACCCCAACAATCCGTCCAATGACGACGAGAATCCCCAGGATCCGCTGGCAGAAATGCTCCAGAACCTGATGGGCGGGCAGGGCATGGGCAACATCGATCCCGCTGAGCTGGCCAAGGCGGCGGGACTGCCCAACGATCCCCAGCTCCTTCAGCAGATGTTCGCGCAGGTCCAGGCCATGATGAGCTCGTCCTCCGACGGCCCGGTCAACTGGCAGCTTGCCCACGAGAATGCACGGCGTGTTGCAGCCGCTGGCAGTGATCCCTCCGTCAGCGCCCACCAAGCCAAGGAAATCGACGAGGCGCTTCGGCTCGCAGAGCTTTGGCTCGATCCCGTCACCGATCTTTCCGCCACCGGCCTCATTGGCCGTGCCTGGTCCAGGGCCGAGTGGGTTGAAGCCACCCTTGGCACGTGGAAGCGGCTGACAGAGCCGGTGGCGAACAGCATCGCCAATGCGCTGTCCAACGCGCTCACCCAGCAGATGCCCGAGGAAATGAAGTCCATGATGGGCGGTGCCTCGTCCATGCTGCAAAACATGGGCGGAGCGATCTTCGGCATGCAGCTGGGACAAGCCATCGGTGCACTCTCCGCCGAAGTGGTCAGCTCCACAGACATCGGTGTTCCGCTGGCCGACCTTGAAATGGCCTTGCTCCCGGCCAACGTATCGAAGTTCGGTGAAGGCCTCAGCCTCCCGGAGAACGACGTCCGGCTCTTCCTCGCGGTCCGCGAGGCAGCACATGCCCGCCTCTTCGTGCAGGTTCCCTGGCTGCGGGGCCACCTCCTCGGTGCCATTGAGGCTTATGCCCGTGGCATCCACATTGATATGTCGCGTATCGAAGACCTGGCCCGCGACCTTGATCCCAGCAACCCCGAGGGAATCCAGGAAGCCCTGTCGCAGGGAGTCTTCACGCCTGAACGCACACCCGTCCAGACGGCCGCACTTGAAAAGCTCGAAACGGCCCTCGCCCTTGTCGAGGGCTGGGTGGATGAACTAACGGCAGAAGCCACCGCCAACGTCTTGCCGTCCGCCACAGCGCTACGAGAAACGGTCCGTCGCCGTCGGGCAACGGGCGGCCCGGCGGAGCATGCTTTCTCGTCCTTGGTTGGACTGGAACTCCGTCCCCGACGACTCAGGGAAGCTGCGACTCTCTGGGCAACGCTGAAGGAAGAACGTGGCATCGCCGGCCGCGACGCCATCTGGCACCACCCCGACTTGCTCCCTACTGGTGAGGACCTGGACGATCCCAAGGGATTCTCCGAGCGGCGGCGACTCGCCGAGGCCAGCGACAGCGAGGTGGACGACGCCCTGCAGAAGCTGCTGAACGGCGGATACGACACCGATGGTGGGGAAGCACCGGACTCCCCCCGCGGGACAACGGAGGACGAGCCGGAGACGGACGACACGGATCCGCAGTCACCGAATAAGTAGGCAGTACCAACAGTGGCCGTCCCTTCCCGGGGCGGCCACTGTTGCCTTAAAAGCTCCTGCTGAATCAGCAGTCGTCGCTGGCCGCCTCGTCGTGGCCATTGCTGTCCGCGCCGGTCGGCAGCCCCCGGGACGTAGCGAAGGCCACACCTTCCAGAAAAGCCTTGGCGCGCTGCGTTTCCGGATAAGCCTCCACCAACCGCCAGAAGTCGGCATTGTGTCCGGCGACGAGCAGGTGGGCGAGTTCGTGCACCAGGACATAGTCGATGACCCACTGCGGCATGGGCTGGAGCTTGTTCGAAAGCCGTATGGTGCCATCCGCCGGAGTAGCCGAACCCCAACGCGAGTTCTGGTTTCCAACCCAGCGGACCGACGTCGGAATTGCCCGCCCGCCAAGATACGTCCGCGAAAGATGCGCGGCATGACTCGCCAGTGCTTGGTCCGTCGCTGGACGTCGCCTGCCGGCACCTGCCTGGCGCTCCCCCTGCTTCTTGAGTTTGGACAGCATGCGCCCCACCCATTCGCGTTCCTGGGAGGTGGTGAAGCTCGCCGGAATGGCCACAACAGCATTGCCGTCTTCCCAGAAGGCAGCGACCGTCCTGCGCCTGCGGGCCGACCTCCGTACTACCACCGGAGCGCCATCTTCAGTGACCAACGGGATGCCGGCCGCGGCCGAAGGAGGGCGCCCCATCAGAGCTCAGCGCTCTCAGCGAGCACAGCCAATACAGCCTCACCGTAGCGCTCAAGTTTGGAGGGGCCAATACCCGCCAAGCCTGCCAACTCCTCAAGGGAGGAAGGCCGTGCCTCGGCAATCGCCGTCAACGTCGCATCGGTGAAAACGACATACGCAGGCACGTCCGCCGACTGGGCCTCTTCCTTGCGCCATTGCCGCAGGGCATCGAAAGTCTGCTCCTCATACGTGGGAGGACATTGGCTGCAACGCCCAATTTTCCGCTCGGCTCCGCTGGCGAGCATGCTCCCGCACACCCTGCACGACGCCGGAGCGGCAGCCTTGCGCCGCACAGGACCCGACTTACTGCGTGCATTTGCGGAAGCCACCGAATCCGGACGAAGCCCATCGAGGAAGCGCGAGGGTTTCCGGTTGGCCCGGCCACCCGGAGTACGCGCGGTGGACCACGACATAGTGAGGTGCTTACGCGCACGGGTGATGCCCACGTAGAGCAACCGGCGCTCTTCGTCCACGTCCTCTGGAGTGTCAGCGAAGGAAATCGGCATCAAGCCTTCGCTGAGGCCCACCAGAAAGACGGCATCCCATTCAAGGCCCTTGGCAGCGTGGAGTGAGGCCAGCGTGACACCCTGAACGGTGGGAGCATGCTGTGCAACCGACCGCTCCTGGAGCTCGTTGACGAATTCGGCCAAGGTGAAGGACTCTCCCCGGCTCACAGCAAGTTCGTCGGCCAGCGCGACCAACGCGGCCAAAGACTCCCACCGCTCCCGCAGGGCTCCCCCGTTATGTGGGGCCGCATCGGTGTAACCAAGCGAGGCGACGATATCCCGCACCACCTGGCCCAGCGATTCCTGGGGGCCCTCGGCTACGGCACGGGTAGCGGCACGCAACTGCAATATTGCGTCCCGGACTTCCTTTCGGGCGAAGAAGCGTTCACCGCCGCGAAGCTGGTAGCCGATCCCGGCTGAAGCCAGTGCTTGTTCGTAAGCCTCCGACTGTCCGTTGGTCCTGAAGAGGATGGCTATTTCGCTGGCCTTGACCCCGGTATTGAGCAATTCCTGGATTCGGCCCGCCACGACGGCAGCTTCCGCTTCGTCGTCAGGGCACTCCATGAACCGCGGTTCCGGACCGGCGGGTCGCTGCGCGATGAGCTGCAACGGCGGGGCCCAGGCAGCGTCCGCCGCCGGGCCTCCACTTCGCCGCGAGCCAAGGAGCTCATTCGCCAACTTAACAACCTGCGGGGTGGACCTGTAATCCCTGATGAGCTTGACGACGGTAGCGCCCGGGAACTTCGCTTTGAATCCGAGCAAATGCTTTGGCGAAGCCCCGGTGAAGGAATAAATGGTCTGGCTGGCGTCACCCACCACGCAGAGCTCGTCCCGACCCCCGAGCCACAGGTCCAGGAGCCTTTGCTGGAGGGGCGAAACGTCCTGGTACTCGTCCACCACGAAATGGCGGTATTGCTCCCGGACGGTTGCTGCCACTTTCGGGTCTTCCTGAAGGATCCCCACAGTGATAAGCAGGACGTCTTCGAAGTCGATGACGTTTCGGTCCGTCTTGATATCCTCGTACGCCTGGAACACCCGGGACACTGCCGTCAGGTCGAAACCTCCGGGGGTTCCCCTGCCTTGGGCGTTTTCCAGGTAGTTGGCGGGTGTCAGCATGGACACCTTGGCCCATTCGATCTCGGCAGCCAGGTCCCTGGTGGAGGCACGGTCAGTACTGAGGCGGAGCCTGCGGGAGGCCTCGGCGATCATGTTGGCTTTGTGGTCCAACAGGCTGGGCAGCGTGCCGCCAATAGCCTGGGGCCAAAAGAACTGC
This Paenarthrobacter sp. GOM3 DNA region includes the following protein-coding sequences:
- a CDS encoding TPM domain-containing protein; the encoded protein is MRSIFKRVLAVIGVAGVLALPAGAAFAADPVTIPSGQNIVDDANLLGSRKGEVQDAIQKTLKDHKYNLYVVTVDSFTNPSDPKAWTQAVATAKKMGKADAVLAISAAGQYNFVVNSASSIASKQANITQNAVTANLAGGKKDFAQAAIDTAAAIGDAAGGGSGTVPSGNAGVGVLVGVGVVAAGGAGTYLYLRNRRKKAGTKAVSASYGPQGEQLDPLAGLSIPELRQKSGSLLIEADDAIKSSEQELGFAQAQYGDSAIGNFTKALEEAKNHMTESFKLQQQLDDHIPDTEEQQRTWLGEIIRRSEAALASLRDQKADFDSLRELEKNAPQALAAVNSGAKEADSKIANAEQSLEGLRAKYAESALTQVSDNILQAKERLAFVQNAATAAQEKLAAGENSLAAVAVRAAEESLHQTNVLIDAISKTAGSLDEARSSLEGAVAETSQDLAQARAMIQSGEHPELAGPVAGVEAALAQVKTEIQGGKIDPIATLSRVESAHQALDQSLSGIRDQQEQARRAQASLQQTIMAAQAQISATSDYITARRGGVGTEARTRLAEAQRNLDYALSISRNDPVTALTYAQQAHSLAAQAAQLAQSDVDQFGYADQGYGRGGMFGGGGGGGGGLGGAILGGILINSILNGGGGGWGGGHNDGGGGGGFFGGDSGGGDFGGGGGDFGGGDSGSF
- a CDS encoding PspA/IM30 family protein codes for the protein MVKQSIFGRISQLAKANINALLDQAEDPQKMLDQMVRDYTNNIAEAESAVAQTIGNLRMLQADYNEDIKNAQDWGNKALAASRKADEYRAAGDASDAQKFDNLAKVAIQRQMTAESEARTAEPSIASQTEVVDKLKTGLDQMKNKLNQLTAKRNELVARSKTAAAQSQVHDALKSIDIMDPTSEVGRFEEKIRREEAKVLGQQELASSSLDAQFNQLEDLGEQTEIEARLAALKSGGAKPAIGAGTPASSGSTVDEADFDKL
- a CDS encoding GntR family transcriptional regulator; the protein is MPPDESQTVPGTEETAPLVNEDPHPDLERRLLQRDSPVAVYQQVADVLTEQVSRLEPGARIPTEESLMEEYGISRTTVRKAIEKLVVKGLLIRRQGKGTFVMAQRPVKMLNRLAPFMETFTAAGMKTVKGLIEYKWMEKDQSVPAKLVSDDNLVLVIRRSYSSAGWPYAIAEIFIPSHIGRHISLADAERNSIYQVIQDRTLKPLQRAEITVTMHAPPEHLADALNVRGFPMVPRLERTTLGPHGEVLECTVTYFHPKGFEIRAEVATDVSPGQDQPLPAA